In the Mastacembelus armatus chromosome 16, fMasArm1.2, whole genome shotgun sequence genome, ttatttaCTACAAATGGAGATGTGACATTCACATAGAAACTTCCTGATTGCATAAGTGTAACCCCAAAATTCTAGATCAACTGTTCAAAAAGATGAGgctggttttattatttgtgtttcatATTGTCataaatcccatgaaaagaatAGAACTAAATTGTTGATTTGAAGATATATATAATTATAGATATAGATGTAATTTCTAATTTCCTAAAATATCTGGTTGCTGTAGTTTTTAAGAGGTAAGCAGGAGTAAAGTTtatttcttgcagactacaaagCAGCATATTATTACATAATTTGGTCATTTGTGGCAGCAGGAGGATGTATGTGAAGACAGTGTCAAAATAcaaagtgtctgtgtttattgtaATGAAGGAGCATGTcaccagtgcagcagtgtggttttgtaatgtgttttttgtatttatagtttGCAGACAGAATAACACTGAAGCTCTATGGCTCAGAAGAAATTAGATATATAATGATTTGATACATGCACTGCAGAAGTCCATACACTGAACATACTGAAGTATATTCATGATTTAAGAAAAACTTGCCAGCCTCATCTTTTCAACACATCACCAGTGAGCTGAgaacacacagtaacaaaatGATGGACTAGATCCAGTTAGTGTGTAACACATTTGTACACAAGTGTAACATAAAGTTATTATAAACTTCTACAAAGTGATTTCTTTCAGAGTTGAGCGAACAGTCTTGCCTGATACAATATTCTGTGTAATATGTGCTGTATATTTGTAGGTTATGGCATGTACTATTGGCTCTGAACAAACAGAATGAGGTGTTTTTCAGGGTTCCCACACCTTTACTCTCAAATTCACTCCTTCAGAGATTGATACCAAAATTTCCTTCACAGCACTGTTGCGATATAAAGCAGCAGTTTACATTTACACCTAATAAcagtgcagctgaaaaaaaaaaatacagtcgTGTCATTTTCCCACCCTGCTTCTGCAGATTCTGTTTACAAGATGATTGGAATAAGAATTTGTTTTCCAAAACCTCTTCAGTCCTGGATGGTAACTGCAGGATTGTAAGGGCTGTGGGAATCCTCTTTATCTGCCAAGGCACAATCAGCCATCACCAGCTACAACTCTTTCATCACAGAACACTCGCTAGTGGTGCACAAGCATAgatgtcacacacatacagttgaGTCAATTACAGTTGTGTTTTAGTTTCTGCTTTTGCAactttcattagtttgtttgttctgaGTATTTCAGGCTTATCTTCTTTTCACTTCTTGTTCTGAGATTCCAAAGTAGGGTCATTGTTTGCTTGCAGGCAGTTTCTGCCAGaaactaatttaattttaaatgtgttattacAAAAAGTGAGTGTACTGTTCTGTATTGTTATGTAGGAGAAGTGTTACGTATGCCTATTTTAAATAAAGCATTCAgggttttaaatgtaattttcattGAAATGTCTTTAATTTGATCTATACTTTATGgagtttgttttactgtttaacTCACCAACACCTGAGCATAAATTGTTATTTCTATATTGATGTAATGCTACTCAAAGTTGAGACTTGAGTTGGACTGCCAACCAGCTGCCTTCCCACAGCACAGTCTTTTTTGCCACAGCCTAACccctgttactgtgacagatggtggAGCATGCTCAGGTGAAGGAGGGGCATAGCTGCAGTAGTGGAGATCCACACcggtggaggagaaggagcaggagaTGAAGGAGACATTGGGTTCTTTTTTCTGCAGCCGGTGAAGTTGTTAATTCCCCTCCACAGCGTTCAGATGTTGATGTGTACATATGTAAGCTTTTTTAGTGTTCATACATGACTATGACTGAAGGACAATTGCAATAGGACAAGTGTTTTAACTTAATTGAGATAAACAGATTTGGTTTTGATGGTCACCAATAATGTCCTGCTTTTCTATTTCTCCCAAGAGACCCatcctgaaagccagggtcacggggatctgctggagcctatcccagctctctctcgggtgaaaggcaggggtacaccttggacaggtcaccagtccatcacagggccacatagagacacacaaagacagacaacctcacacactcatactcccttctacgggcaatttagattcaccaatcaacctaacatgcatgtttttggactgtgggaggaaaccggagtacccggagtaaacccataCAAGCAcagctgtgaggcaacagtgctaaccactcagccaccatgctgccctcccAAGAGACCCAAACAAGTTATTGAAGATTGCACAGTTGCTGAGTTTACAGGCACCACAATCTTACTGCACCTgcacagttgtttttgttttatttttttccaggaTTTGACTTGTATAGCATACACCTCATGGAGTTTATTAAACTTTTTGTTCTCATAAAACAAGTGAGAAACTGAGGAATGACATTTTGGACACAAATACAGAATCTACATAGCTAAAATTACAAAACTATAGCTtgacaaaacaatgaactaaaaaAGATGTTACAGTAAAGGCAAACTGGAAAAGGTTCAGGGatctaataaaaaacaaaactagtaACCTCAGCTCCTCTTCTAAAGAACAATGTGTTATTTGCATGTCTCAATTGATTACAGTAAATGATTAGACAGAATATAGAGCGTATATATGTATTTCACTGCTGCAAATTGACCGTGCACACCTATTTTGAGGTAAATTAAGACAAACACaatttgccttttatttttatttattaaacactgAATTTCCCTCTAAATCGTAACAGTGCTGAAGAGTTTAGTGTGAATCAGACATGAACTTTCACCTACAGTTCACCCGAAACTGAAGACAGAATATCTGTACATGCAGCTCACACAGCTCACACAACAGGCCTTGCGTAGTACACAGCAGGCACTGGGCACAGACCTGGGCAAACTCCTACATAAAGAGGGCGCACATCCCTTGTCTCAGCTGAGACCTGCTGATGTAGGAAACGAACAGTGAATGTCACACTCACCTAAATGCAAAAGTCAGACAGTAAACACATCAGTACATAACTGAGATCAGTTGTCAGAATCCAAAGTGCCACTCCTACGCCAGCCATTCTTAAAATACAGGTATTTTGTTCCAGACTCactagaaaaaacattttatcccCACCCAGCTGAGATTCCATGCAGCAATATGATCTTTCCGGACATGTTTTAAAAGGACTAGGCTGTGATTATTTTGACTGTTGACACACAATGATACTTATATACACACTGAGGCAAGTATGAATGTATACTGTGTAcaataatgtgtgtgtacatgtatggCTAATAGCAGAGTTTTATACCATGTGTGAGTATACTTTGGCAAGTCATAACTTTGTGATACACCTTTCAAGGCCGTTTAAAGATTCAGATTTGGTTTTAGGATTCAGGATACAACCAGATTTTGGCTTAGGACAAGGGGCTCAAGGATgcaatgagtgtcctcacagaTATAGCTGCACAaaagtgtgtgcatttgtgtgtaggCAGAGTGAAGGGAGCATGATGTGtgcataaaacatttcataacaGGATTTATGATCTATCTGATGACAAGTAGTTTGATAGTATCCTATCACAATAAGGGTTTTCACTACACATCAATAACACTATAATTATCTTATGTTTGGAAAACAAGATAGATGACAGCACTAGAGCTGATTTTTTACCTGTGTGCAATGAGAAAGGAATTATCTCATCTAGGGATGTCAAAGTTATTTCCCCTCCAACCAATCTGAgtcatttaaatgattttatctGCAGATACATAGTACCAATCGGACACCTGTATTTTCCTGAATAATACATTTGCACATTGCACACATCAAGGACATCAATGTTATTCAGCTCTATCCACTGCATTTGCTTAACAAATGAAAAGCTCTGCAATTTTCTGCATACAAGCTGTTGcttaatgtattcatttttcattttacaaactaaactaaaaaaaaatactatatgGCTCTTGTGACAATTGCACCTACTGCAAAATTAAACCAACTGTTAATAAGGTGTAACAGCTGAACATTCACTttagcaacaaaacaaatcaaatgctTTCTGCCCCATTACAGAATGTGACGAGTTAACTCTGTACTCTGTagagtgtttatttttaggtATTGCATTAGTACATCCCTCCTGACATTACAACTGCCCACTGGAGAGTTTtccttttctattttaaaataccATTTAAGATGTATTTTCATGCAAATTGTACAGTTTACTGCTATGTAAAACAGCTGACATGAAGCAAAGAATCAGGCTTAGGTTCAGCTCAATAAAGTCAATACTGAAAGAAAATGGATTGGTGAGCCCTGATACCAGTCTCTGAGATTGTATCGGTACATCCATAATCTCATAAACAGACTGTGTTCCTAATCCAAAAAATAATTGTAGGACTGACAAACTAGTCAACCATTTTCACAACTGAATCATAATCAGCAGCCTCATGATATGACTTCTAAATGAGAAtacagttgaaaaaaaaattacttttgattcaaaaaacaaaaaggcacatGTGGGAAAAAGGAGGACACAAAACAGCCTATCACAGAGCTCAAACTGCTAAGTAAGTTTAACTGTCACTGGTCAGGAACAACTTAAGCAATAATGTCAGACACAGCAAAACTAAAGATGACAACAGGATGTGCGTTAGGAAATAGTTCTCCCAGTCTGTTTCTTGCCAATCAAACAGCAAGTTACTCAACAGTCCACCATATCTCTGACTGAGCAACTAATCACGGTTAGGTAGAAAAACATTGCCAggtctgatgaattttatcatATGGCATAATGATTCCACAGATGAATTTTGCTTTGTGTCAACAGGtcaggttgctgctgctggtggtggtggtgtcaTTGTGTGGGGAATATTTTCTTGAAGCACATAAAGGTTCTTAATACCAACTTGCCTTCTGCagcaaatacagtatgtaagaTGCCGCTGTGACTATAGAGACTGATTAACCTTTACCTGATAAGATAGACTCTGTGAAGTGGCAAAGCAATAacagtgctaaaaaaaaaatcacaatgtgTTTTGAGATTTGAGGCAAAACTGTCATTTTCCcagtttggttaaaaaaaaaaaaaaaaacactcaagcACGCCACCTTCTGTTCAGATGGATAGAAACAAGTCTGCTATTATTAAGTTAGAATAAATGGATTGGAACAGTGATTGTTGTAGGTGATTTTGTCACAATGGTTACTTAAGTATTAAATGGATCACAGTAAttgcaaacatgttttctgaTGTTCTGAAAGTTTTGATGCATACATTTCAGGAGCAGGGCAATATTCAGCAACCCTGGATTTTGAACTTTGGCAGCTGGGGTCAGACATCTCTGAGTGCTTTAGTCATTGATCAGAGCCAGGATCATGCTGGAAAAACAAGGTCGTAGAGATATGCATTAATACAGAGGTGACTGAAAGCCTTCAGCATGCCAATACATATCAGTGTGTCTGCATATGCTGTTGCTGCCCACCTGTACAAATAAATGAAGAAGCAAAGCAGATGGTAACCCAGTTTAATCATGGCCTCCTTCATGTGTGACTTGAGCTGACCTCGGTTGTGGATCTCGGTGGGATCGAACACACCTGTGTTTCCCATTGGAACCTTGACATACCTGCAGGGAGAAAAGGGACAAGAAGAAGCCTTACTTCACCATGGACATTAAGAAATGAACtctaagaaaaaaattaaaaacaggaaTCAAATACTTTTTTTACAGCACTGTATTTATTTGACTACAGTATCTACTGTCATATTAACCAATAACATACCTATAAATGTTCCAGACTGCTACAGGTAGgttgaggaggaagatgaaCCAGTGCATAGAGACCAACATCAGCATAGTGGACAGACACTGCCCAACCATCTCTGGAATTACCCACTGGAAACACATGAATGCATCAAacatcaaaagaaataacaaatcAAAATACTAATTAACCTTTCTTCAAGAAAATCAATCAATTGTAGCAATGAAATAACCATCACTGTGATAATAATGATATCTCAGTTCAGACAAGAAGTGACAGTGTAGCACAATTAAAAGGCTTCATAATTATGTAGTAATAATCCAGAATAACATGACCTACTTTGTTCAGCTTGGAGCAGCAGGCTCTCGCATTGATGTAATCGCATTCTAAATCAGACAGGGTAATAATCTGAGCTTTAAGTCAAGGTAATAAAGGAAACCTATTTTCACAGTAACATCTTAAAGTTTCTGCTTCTGCCAACCCACCCCTACGCTAAATATACTGATGACAGACAGCATCCATTATATTACTACGTGATTATTAAATATGTTACCAAAGTATCACTTTAGCAAAAACACTGACTTCAATTTGCACACTGTTGTCCTTCAGATAGTTCCAAAACAGATGTCTAGCAATCTTTGAGCAGTGCTCACACCCAGCTGACACTGAcaacaatataaacacacaacaaaacgaTACAGGTTCTGTTTTACGTAGGATGACCAAAGAGATCATAGTTTCGATTAGTGCTTTTCTACACAATCTGATGGTTTGTTGTATTTACAGAGATTATCTTAAAGAATAAAGTCAAAAAGCCAGATTACTAACAAACCTAATACAATCATGTGAAAATTAGTAGTTAGGGGCAGTAATAGGAACATCTTGGCAGGCTTATCTTCTTTCACGCTAACCTCTCTTACACCTGGACCAGTGCGGCTAACCGGTTAGCTAGTTACCGTTACTGTGCTAATATATGTAAAGGAATACAAGACCTTTCCGGCAGCCAGCCGCGTTATGAATGAACTCGACATGCCCCAGAGAGTAAACAATGAAAAGGATACGAAGTACACCGAGAGGAAAATCAGTGCACAGCAGTCCACAAGTGACAGAATGAACACTGCCGCttccatttttcttcttctgtttgtgatttgttttcatttccgGCAACGTCGACAAGTTGATTGTTCTTTTGCTTCAGTTCTACCACCTAGCGGATTGGAGTGAAGCTACAACAACTGAGAAGAACAAATGACACACGACTTCACACACGTGACTTGATCGTAACTAAAGACATAAATGTAATCCTAATAAGACCTCAAATTACTATgatatgtatgtatattacaTGAAACCAGTGCCTACAGCGTTAGTggaaaggaagaagggaggtTATTCTAAAGAGTATAGAGTACATTATATTTATGCTCTTATTGCATTCATCTCTGACTTATTTATATGtcaattttcaattcagtttatttgtatagcgccaaatcacaatacaatcatcaaaaggcaatttacaaaaaacaaaaaaaaaccccaaaatcccttatgagcaagcacttagcgacagttggagaggaaaaactccctttaacggaagaaaaaaccaggctcagtttgagcagccatctgccttgaccaattggggtaagtggatagaggagaaagaaaataccagtaacaataaacaacaaacactgatagggccagtaactgcacagttttttctttctgcatgaGCTACAAACATGGTCTCAGAAATGGTGACTCacatttattcaattcaatttcaattttatttgtatagcgccaaatcacaatacaaatcatctcaaggcactttacaaaaactaaaactaaaaacccaacaattcccttatgagcaagcacttggcgacagtggagaggaaaaaactccctttaacggaagaaaaaaacctccagcagaaccgggctcagtttgggcggccatctgcctcgaccggttggggtgagtggatagagcagagagaaaagaacagcaacaataaacaacaaatagacaccgcaagttggtggggccagtaactgcacatcagcgataaacagctccaggaccagggacacctgcagaaggtacagagagagagagagagagagagagagagagcacaaggttagtaacattcaatggtggaatatacatgaggtgggagagaaggggggggggggggggggggggggggggggttagggtaggggagctcagtgcaccgatggtcctcgggcagtctaggcctatagcagcataactaactaagggatggttcagggttgcctgaagccagccctaactatatgctttgtcaaagaggaaggttttaagtctagccttaaaagtacagagagtgtctgcctcctgaacccagtctgagagctggttccacaggagaggagcttgatagctaaaggctctgcctcacattctgcttttgagaactctgggaaccacaagtaggcctgcactctgagagcgaagtggtctattgggataatatggtactatgaggtctttaaggtatgaaggagcttgattatgaagggatttgtatgtgagaagaaggattttaaattctattctatattttacagggagccaatgaagagaagccaatataggagaaatatgatctctcttgctagttcctgtcaggactctggctgcggcattctggattaattggaggctttttattaagatattaggacatccagatagtaatgagttacagtaatctagccttgaggaaacaaatgcatagactagtttttctgcatcattttgagacaggatgttcctaattttggaaatgttgcgcaggtgaaagaatgcagttctagaaatttgttttatgtgtgagttaaaggacatgtcctggtcaaaaataactccaaggttttttacagtagtgctggaggccagggctatgccatctagagtagctataattttagaaaagttatttctgagatttttaggcccaaatataatgacttctgttttctccgagtttaaaagtaaagagttactggtcatccaagcctttatgtcagttagacaggcttgaagtctggttaactggtttgtgttaacaggtttaatagatagatataactgagtgtcatccgcatagcagtggtaattaatagagtgcttcctaatgatatatcctaaaggaagcatgtacagggtgaacagaatcggtcctagcacagaaccttgtggaactccataactaacttttgttcgtgtggaaggttcatcatggacatgaacaaactggaatctgtccgataaataggattggaaccactttaacgctgttcctctgataccaatcacatgctccagtctctgtaataagatgttgtggtcaatggtgtcgaatgctgcactaaggtctaggaggacaagtatcgaaacaagtccattatctgaggctaagagaagatcgttggtaactttcaacagtgctgtttctgtactatgatgtgctctaaatcctgattggaaatcttcaaatagttcattcctgtgtaagtggtctgatagctgcttagcaacagctttttctaggattttagaaataaatggcaggttggatattggtctataattagccaagactcctggatcaagactaggctttttgagtaaaggtttgattactgcagtcttaaaggcctgtggtacgtagcctgatactagagataaatttaccaagtccaataaagatgagttcattaatggcagggtgcctttaagcagtctagtcgggatggggtccaagagacacgttgatgatttcgatgaagcaactactgatgtaaattcagagagatctataggagagaagcagtctaaacataactgaggtcctacagatgattcaagagctactgtagtaaaagattcatttattgcaggtataggaagcatctgctgaattttatctctaatagttgtgattttatttgtaaagaaactcataaattcatcactgctgagagctaagggaacactgggctcaacggagctgtgactttttgtcagcctggctacagtgctgaaaagaaacctgggattgttcttattttcctctattagtgatgaatagtatgcagttctggctttacggagagcttttttatatgttagtagactgtttttccaggctagaaaaatttcctctaagtttgtggaacgccacttcctttccagccttcgtgatgcctgctttaaggtacgaacatgtaaattataccatggggctagtcttctctgaatcactaacttctttttcagaggggctacagaatcaagcgtttcacgcagtgaggctacagcgctgtcaacaacatgatcaatttggtagggagtaggattaaggcagctgccctccactatgtttatacttggcatagatgcaaataaagatggaatcattttcttaaatttattaacagcgttgtcggataaacatctgctgtagtggaattttcttccagacgctgcatgatccatcattttaaattcgaaagttattaaagaatgatctgacaaaacaggatttgggggaaaaattattagatgttcaatttcgatgccataggtcagaacaagatcaagggtgtgattaaaacagtgggtgggtttattaacgttttgaatgaaaccaattgaatctaatatagaattaaatgcaatgctgaggctgttattttcaacatctacatgaatgttaaaatctcccactataatgactttatctgatctaagcactaaatcagacaggaagtcagggaattcagttaaaaactctgagtaaggaacaggtggacggtacaaaatgacaagtagaactggtttttgtgttttccagtttgtatgtgagagactaagagtgaggctctcaaatgagttataattgttctgaggatgaaagtttaataataagtttgactggaagattgcagctactcctccacctcgacctgtgcttcgaggaacatgataatttttatgactgaggggggttgattcattcagactgacatattcatcctgctgtaaccaggtttcagtaagataaagtaggtcaatttggtgatcagttatcaaatcatttacagaATATTATAGTTAATATTTTTGAGTACCAAAACAGACATTGTTGTGCTCCATAAAATAGATGGGCTCCAGAGGTTTTTCTCTCAGCAACAATCGGCCTTGTTCTTAGCCACAATGCAAAACTCACCTGAGCTCTTCATGACCTGTTAGAGGACAgcacacagtaaacaggactGTGATAACTGTAATAGGTTTTCATGACTCCACAGTGCAGACACTGGTGTGGCTGTGAGATGAACATGAGGTCCAGCAGTGTGTTCTTCTCTGTGgttgcagcagtgatgacttgtgCATATCCCCTGGACTTGAACTGATCCAGTATTGGTTTGCTTCCATTGGATAAAAGGTTCTCATTGAAATCACCACAGACAATGATGGGGTGACAATCCATGATCTCCAGTGCATCCAGAAGGCTTCCcaggttagacaggaatgaTGTCACACTGTAGTCTGGAGGTCTGTATACAGCAGCAACCAGTGCAGGAACTGGGCCTTCAACCTTCAAAGCCACAAACTCAAGGTCGGTCACATTATGGATGTACTGTTTTTCATGCACTTGAATGTCACCTTTGACATAAACAGcaactccaccaccacctctgttGGCCAGTTGTGGGAAATTTGTGTAGGACACATGTCTGTTACGTTTGAACATGTTGTAACCCTCTAAATGGAGACTCTCTGCAACAAAGGAGCCTTGGAGGTGAGTTTCAGTTAGACACAAAACATCTGCCAGACACAGTTCATGATGGCTCTTGATGTCACTGACATGAGAAGGCAACCCTTCTGTATTATGGTGGACAATGGTCAGAGTGTCAggtctgttcagtgtttgtgtgatctgaaGAAGAGGCATTGTGTCGTCCATGTTGGCTTGTCTCATGGTCTCCAGGGCTGCAGTGATTTCTGTGTTAgcatatattttactgtcatcCATGTCCAGTAGGTGCAGTCCACTGAGAGAGGTCACTCTGCTGACAGCTACATAAGCCATGCCAGGTTCAAAGACGGACTTTAGTGAGACCACAGCTGATTTGGTTGTCATACCCTGAACCTTATGAATTGTACATGCAAAGGCCAGTTTAATGGGGAACTGTCTGCGTACCACtcctttctgtttcagtttctcctctgctctctctatgtacactAGATTGGCAGGATGTCCTGGTGCTTTGTTATGGCGATTCCTTCCAGATGTTTCATTATCCATCCTCAGCCCAAACATAGTGACATGTGCAGAACCATTTTGTTCAGAGGTGACTACTCTGACTAAAGTAGCAAATGAACCATTGACTAGTCCCTGAGAAATATCCAGGTTTCTGGTGAGCATGACACGAGCTCCCTCAGAAACTTGTAGTGTGTCTGGTAACTCATTCCTGCCTCCTTTAAATGGGTTGGCTTGTCTTGTCATTCTGCCAGTTCGTGGATCCTTTTTATAGTCGTCTGCATCGATGTTAATGGTCTGAGAATGGAGCTGAGTTAATGTTGCAGAATTGTGAGCATCTACCTGTTTGTTGGTTGCTAAAATATGCAGGACATCAGGTGGACAAAGTTGTGGTTCAGTGACGGCTTGTGACAGCAAAGCTCTGTCTGCTTCAGACAACTCATCTGACTTGTCTTTGACACGGATCCTGTTCAGCATCTCTGCAAAGGCAACATCGTCTTTCTGACGCATGATCTCAGTCAGAGTGATCATCTGAAGGTGTTCCTGCCACAGGTCAATCTCACACGGGTCATGTACACACAGAGGTTTAGCCTGTCGGACTGGTGGCAGCTGATAGAAGTCTCCAACAGCTATTACTGACATCCCTCCAAAGGGTCTCTGGCTGCCTTTGATCTGTTTGAGTCTGACATCCACATAAGCAAAAAGGGCCTTTGACACCATGGACACTTCATCAATGATAATGTTTTCAGCATTTATCAGCTCTGATCTGACTTCATCCAGTTGGTTACCCAGTCCTTGAAATGGAGGCTTTAGGCTTCTTGGCAGCTTGAGCAGAGAGTGCAGTGTTGTGTCTGATATATTAAGGTGTGTCAGATTAACCACAGCCCCTATTTGGATGCTGAAGGTTGCTGCATGTCTCCACAAATGAACGGAAACCTGGCTGGTGTCcttaaaagagagagagagagagagaaagctaCAGTAAATTTACTCTAGCCACTTAAGTGTTCAATttaatcaattcaatttatttatatagtgtcaaatcacaataaaatcatctcatggcactttacaaaaaaaaacaaaaca is a window encoding:
- the cnih4 gene encoding protein cornichon homolog 4, with the protein product MEAAVFILSLVDCCALIFLSVYFIITLSDLECDYINARACCSKLNKWVIPEMVGQCLSTMLMLVSMHWFIFLLNLPVAVWNIYRYVKVPMGNTGVFDPTEIHNRGQLKSHMKEAMIKLGYHLLCFFIYLYSMILALIND